The Diaphorobacter ruginosibacter genome contains a region encoding:
- the infA gene encoding translation initiation factor IF-1 has product MAKEELIEMQGSVTEVLPDSRFRVTLDNGHQLIAYTGGKMRKHHIRILAGDKVSLEMSPYDLTKGRITFRHLAGRGPGPGQSGNR; this is encoded by the coding sequence ATGGCCAAAGAAGAACTGATTGAGATGCAAGGAAGCGTGACCGAAGTCTTGCCCGACTCCCGTTTCCGCGTCACCCTGGACAATGGACACCAACTGATCGCCTACACGGGTGGCAAGATGCGCAAGCACCACATCCGCATTCTGGCGGGTGACAAGGTTTCGCTGGAGATGTCTCCCTACGACCTGACCAAGGGCCGCATCACGTTCCGCCACCTGGCTGGCCGCGGCCCCGGCCCCGGACAGTCGGGCAATCGTTGA
- a CDS encoding HPP family protein codes for MTTPSSSPSRSGDPADSSRANPSDDPVPVLPGRVWLRRFMPAPVQVDRKERLRMLLGIVLAVGIIAICAQLWGLLHPPGLWMVASLAASSVLVIGLPSSPLAQPWAVVAGSVVSAAIGVVVAHFVSPLILAAALAVGLAVGVMLLLRSLHPPGASLALLAVLEPATHTGRYLGFVLFDVLLLVLIGIVYNRLTGRAYPHEKPAEKTAAAAAGGKHSPFTTADLDAALKSYNGVLDISRGDLERLMEHAAKAAFQRTLGDLRCRHIMSSPVHAIDESASLAEGWALMQEHAVKALPVVDAEQAVIGIITTTDLLYHEFAPEEKAGLGQRLRSLISRRGAKKAQHIGAVMSSPVQVAGMDQHVMDLVPMFSAKGRRHVPIVDDENRLIGIISQTDVIKTLADALTP; via the coding sequence ATGACCACCCCATCCAGTTCGCCATCCCGTTCTGGCGACCCCGCCGACTCCTCCCGTGCCAATCCGAGCGATGATCCAGTGCCGGTGCTGCCTGGCCGGGTCTGGCTCAGGCGGTTCATGCCCGCACCCGTGCAGGTCGATCGCAAGGAGCGGCTGCGCATGTTGCTGGGCATTGTGCTGGCGGTGGGCATCATTGCCATCTGCGCACAGCTGTGGGGGCTGCTGCATCCGCCGGGCCTCTGGATGGTGGCGTCGCTGGCGGCCAGCTCCGTGCTGGTGATCGGCCTGCCGTCCAGTCCCCTGGCGCAGCCCTGGGCTGTCGTGGCGGGCAGCGTGGTGTCGGCCGCCATCGGGGTGGTCGTGGCGCACTTCGTGTCGCCGCTGATTCTCGCGGCGGCGCTGGCCGTGGGGCTGGCCGTGGGCGTGATGCTGCTGCTCCGCAGCCTGCATCCGCCGGGCGCATCGCTTGCATTGCTGGCCGTGCTCGAACCTGCCACCCATACCGGGCGCTATCTCGGCTTCGTGCTGTTCGACGTGTTGCTGCTGGTGTTGATCGGCATCGTCTACAACCGCCTGACGGGGCGCGCCTATCCGCACGAAAAACCGGCGGAGAAGACGGCGGCAGCCGCGGCGGGCGGCAAGCACAGCCCGTTCACGACGGCAGACCTCGACGCGGCCCTCAAGAGCTACAACGGTGTACTCGACATCAGCCGCGGCGACCTGGAGCGGCTCATGGAGCACGCCGCCAAGGCGGCCTTCCAGCGCACCCTGGGCGACCTGCGATGCCGGCACATCATGTCCTCGCCTGTCCATGCCATCGACGAAAGTGCGTCGCTGGCCGAAGGTTGGGCCCTGATGCAGGAGCATGCGGTCAAGGCGCTTCCGGTGGTCGATGCCGAGCAGGCCGTGATCGGCATCATCACCACCACCGATCTGCTCTACCACGAGTTCGCACCGGAGGAGAAGGCGGGGTTGGGGCAGAGGCTGCGTTCGCTGATATCACGGCGCGGTGCGAAAAAGGCGCAGCATATCGGCGCGGTGATGTCGTCGCCCGTGCAGGTGGCGGGCATGGACCAGCATGTGATGGACCTCGTGCCCATGTTCTCCGCGAAGGGCCGGCGGCATGTTCCTATCGTGGATGACGAAAATCGCCTGATCGGCATCATCAGTCAGACCGACGTGATCAAGACATTGGCGGACGCGCTCACCCCCTGA
- the asd gene encoding archaetidylserine decarboxylase (Phosphatidylserine decarboxylase is synthesized as a single chain precursor. Generation of the pyruvoyl active site from a Ser is coupled to cleavage of a Gly-Ser bond between the larger (beta) and smaller (alpha chains). It is an integral membrane protein.) gives MSDRLAVLPQYLFPKQALTELMGHLANLRAGGLTTWVIRKFVDRYKVDMSEAADPDIASYATFNQFFTRALKEGARPLAQARAVCPVDGAISQLGPIADDQIFQAKGHSYSTTALLGGDKKLAKTFANGSFATIYLSPRDYHRIHMPCDGQLTRMIHVPGDLFSVNPTTARGVPGLFARNERVVCMFDTPLGQMALVLVGATIVGSMATTWHGVVNPPRPGGIRNWLYSSGQVSLRQGDEMGRFLLGSTVVLLFERGAVQFTERWKAELPVRLGEAMSR, from the coding sequence GTGTCAGATCGACTTGCCGTACTCCCCCAATACCTGTTTCCCAAACAGGCGCTCACCGAATTGATGGGGCATCTGGCCAATTTGCGCGCCGGCGGGCTCACCACCTGGGTCATCCGCAAGTTTGTCGATCGATACAAGGTGGACATGAGCGAGGCCGCCGATCCGGACATCGCGAGCTACGCCACCTTCAACCAGTTCTTCACGCGCGCCCTCAAGGAGGGTGCCCGCCCCCTGGCGCAAGCCCGCGCCGTCTGCCCGGTGGATGGCGCGATCAGCCAGCTGGGCCCCATTGCCGACGACCAGATTTTCCAGGCCAAGGGCCATAGCTACAGCACCACCGCCCTGCTGGGCGGAGACAAGAAGCTGGCCAAGACCTTCGCCAACGGCAGCTTTGCCACCATCTACCTGAGCCCCCGCGACTACCACCGCATCCACATGCCGTGCGACGGCCAGCTCACCCGCATGATCCACGTTCCGGGCGACCTGTTCTCCGTGAACCCGACCACGGCCCGCGGCGTGCCCGGCCTGTTTGCGCGCAACGAACGCGTGGTGTGCATGTTTGACACCCCGCTGGGCCAGATGGCCCTGGTACTTGTGGGCGCGACCATCGTCGGAAGCATGGCCACGACCTGGCATGGCGTGGTCAACCCACCGCGTCCCGGCGGGATCCGCAACTGGCTGTACTCCAGCGGTCAGGTCAGCCTGCGCCAGGGCGACGAGATGGGACGCTTCCTGCTCGGCTCCACCGTCGTGCTGCTGTTCGAGCGCGGAGCGGTCCAGTTCACGGAGCGCTGGAAGGCAGAGCTGCCCGTGCGCCTGGGCGAGGCCATGTCACGCTGA